The proteins below come from a single Drosophila teissieri strain GT53w chromosome 3L, Prin_Dtei_1.1, whole genome shotgun sequence genomic window:
- the LOC122615645 gene encoding GATOR complex protein Iml1 isoform X13 produces the protein MKLYKLTTHTRGCNKSYDADLVMNLKDHPNANVGDVVEIYAPDEENGTHLLLQITEFNGSCGRDVISIESGIANAFKMRPYSNVVMRIVNPADVALDSIEITFKDQYMGRSEMWRLKTYLTDTCVYVNKKIDYNDMQIRCQVYEMWSQGERVASGVITEETNIVFRSSTSMVYLFLQMSSEMWDFDIHGDLYFEKAVNGFLTELFQKWRKLSCNHEVTIVLFSRTFYAAKSLDEFPEHMRDCLQQDYKGRFYEDFYRVAIQNERCDDWCTVLGQLRKLFTSYQATVLRYHERENMEIPPATNSSATQGNFLEVLNISLNTFEKHYLDRTFDRTGQLSVVITPGVGVFSVDRELTNITKQRIIDNGVGSDLVCVGEQPLHAVPLLKFHNKDTTLTSADDYSLPHWINLSFYSTNKKIAYSSFIPRIKLPLFGSQLTLHDGVGEGEGEENERHFLSCNQSEYKHNSLFDYDAYDEQIFQPLPAQSTCSLQRVVRAKKTSVPSLETYAYRNNDWENLTPTQIPAMRRKMSDPDIHHGTSAMLAALQPDTTNLSESLASEKNSRRAIVSIAPIVRPGRALINPFDPSQVTIKLTSNRRRWTHIFPKGPTGVLIQQHHYQAVPAKPTQAGQQRPLQQIQSICQSGSNNNNDQEDYGCENGEQYDRVSSHSLISKSASSQSFVMGDEKIDFFKRRQNSLMNPLPANVPNLTATQAKSYLWGATGEQEWTPAITTGVDWKSLTIPACLPITTDYFPDKRSLNNDYVISDYTLLPDDVNHDYAQSRAVYRKPLSTEEVCKEIVSQRLAQGFQLIVVDEKPPTAGGCSSASAVLPVKPPCETNKEYLLSIGRIFHKISLSGSVITVTGYRPRHPYPPINVDYRYRFHAPQHETYEISGVNFTTEKLENFNWNHMDLYICTRGDVDYPLMESLKYWRYRMYLLPRENIVSKIASCQRCDIFPDVTADNTREQVEDFVRLIEAVSKLKRQYARKARDSPIAHITKRRHSTSIISRPQPNQGLTNSPFRERVGSNRLPEKRPSINVRPKLENGRIPRIFPATDAAAAPGIAARDDQDDGFPVDIKFSPNATLPEIFEAMKHPVNGVGFFSQTQSLPSCTFVSYDALMWLKTRLNNGRHPLDLLEAMRKERMICHASGDWKKPVVPGFVFYYVVQQDKNAKDYAPPLDDYSAFVNEWLEIEFQGCSFLWHDEPVTTPVPNFLRDSPAPQSWTETSSNKRVYRQSHLEIDVNQKSDRMEWGHVKHHTVLQPRFAFEIVVEWVTSSGPIVADLIGGWMRKANQFNFLVSVPADPMAEPFTKKSDPLRGPIFIPLCTTFLPNAAALFDEFPEESRADRMLFFQEAILGKFGFLPCVLEKKYSVGKDLPKEYQYVHCTGNMFALIRCATNNYQVESPILKEANVTRCVYGHTNNTNVPKKVGFLWAWNHMIPNKKWKAQTINNSADGELFQLKMLKDFREFCSNSDQRLSTFWTQSQELKRRAQKFENNNNNTEEMKLK, from the exons ATGAAGCTGTACAAGCTGACCACGCATACGCGTGGCTGCAACAAATCCTACG ATGCGGACTTGGTGATGAATCTGAAGGATCATCCCAACGCCAATGTGGGTGATGTGGTCGAAATCTATGCCCCAGACGAGGAGAACGGCACTCACCTGCTGCTCCAAATCACCGAGTTCAATGGGAGCTGTGGCCGGGATGTGATCAGCATTGAATCGGGCATCGCCAATGCCTTCAAGATGCGTCCGTACTCCAATGTGGTGATGCGCATAGTAAACCCGGCGGATGTGGCCCTGGACTCGATAGAGATTACTTTCAAGGACCAGTACATGGGTCGCTCGGAAATGTGGCGCCTGAAAACCTACCTG ACGGACACCTGTGTGTATGTGAACAAGAAGATCGACTACAACGACATGCAGATTCGGTGCCAGGTGTACGAGATGTGGTCGCAGGGCGAGCGTGTGGCCAGCGGTGTCATCACAGAGGAAACCAACATTGTCTTCCGCAGCAGCACTTCGATGGTGTATCTCTTCCTGCAGATGTCCTCCGAGATGTGGGACTTCGACATCCACGGTGACCTGTACTTTGAAAAGGCAGTCAATGGATTCCTGACTGAACTGTTTCAAAAGTGGCGGAAATTGAGCTGTAACCACGAGGTGACCATTGTGCTTTTCTCCCGCACCTTCTACGCGGCCAAGAGCCTGGACGAGTTTCCCGAGCATATGCGCGACTGCCTGCAGCAGGACTACAAGGGTCGCTTCTACGAGGACTTCTACCGCGTGGCCATTCAGAACGAGCGATGTGATGATTGGTGTACTGTTCTCGGCCAGCTGCGAAAGCTATTCACCTCGTACCAG GCTACAGTACTGCGCTATCACGAACGGGAGAACATGGAGATTCCCCCCGCCACCAATTCTTCAGCCACTCAGGGTAACTTTTTGGAGGTGCTGAACATTTCGCTGAACACCTTCGAAAAGCATTATCTGGATAGAACGTTCGACCGCACCGGACAGCTTTCCGTGGTGATAACCCCTGGAGTGGGTGTCTTTTCCGTGGATCGAGAGCTAACCAATATCACCAAGCAACGCATCATCGACAATGGAGTGGGAAGTGATCTGGTCTGTGTGGGAGAGCAGCCACTGCACGCCGTTCCGCTACTTAAATTCCACAACAAAGACACCACGTTGACCTCAGCCGATGACTACTCGCTGCCCCACTGGATAAACTTGAGCTTCTACTCCACCAACAAGAAGATTGCGTACTCCAGCTTTATACCACGGATCAAGCTTCCTCTGTTTGGATCCCAGTTGACGCTCCACGATGGCGTAGGCGAAGGGGAAGGCGAGGAGAACGAGCGTCACTTTCTGAGCTGCAATCAGTCTGAGTATAAGCACAACTCGCTCTTCGATTACGATGCGTATGATGAACAGATCTTCCAGCCGCTTCCCGCTCAGAGTACTTG cTCACTGCAGCGTGTAGTGCGGGCTAAGAAAACATCGGTGCCCAGCTTGGAGACCTATGCTTATAGGAACAACGACTGGGAGAACCTCACGCCAACCCAAATCCCGGCTATGCGGCGCAAGATGTCCGATCCCGACATTCACCACGGCACCTCTGCCATGCTCGCTGCCTTG CAACCGGATACAACAAACCTCTCGGAGTCGCTGGCCTCAGAGAAGAACTCACGCAGGGCGATCGTGAGCATTGCCCCCATAGTGCGTCCGGGTCGCGCCCTGATCAACCCCTTTGATCCCTCGCAAGTGACCATAAAGCTGACCTCCAATCGGCGCCGCTGGACGCACATCTTCCCGAAAGGGCCAACCGGTGTACTCATACAGCAGCATCATTATCAAGCGGTTCCCGCAAAACCCACTCAGGCGGGTCAGCAGAGACCATTGCAGCAGATCCAGAGCATTTGCCAATCcggtagcaacaacaacaacgaccaGGAGGATTACGGGTGCGAAAATGGAGAGCAGTACGACCGAGTGTCCAGCCATTCGCTGATCAGCAAGTCCGCCTCCTCGCAGAGCTTTGTGATGGGTGATGAGAAGATTGACT TCTTTAAGCGGCGTCAAAACTCGCTGATGAACCCCCTGCCCGCCAATGTGCCCAACCTGACGGCCACCCAGGCGAAGTCCTACCTCTGGGGAGCCACCGGGGAGCAAGAATGGACACCAGCAATTACAACGG GCGTTGATTGGAAGTCGCTTACGATCCCCGCCTGTCTGCCCATCACCACGGACTACTTCCCGGACAAGCGTTCACTGAACAACGACTATGTGATATCGGATTACACTCTGCTGCCCGATGACGTGAATCACGATTATGCCCAGAGTAGAGCCGTTTACCGGAAACCCCTGTCCACGGAGGAGGTGTGCAAGGAGATCGTGTCGCAGCGCTTGGCTCAGGGCTTCCAGCTAATCGTGGTCGACGAGAAGCCTCCGACTGCGGGCGGTTGCTCCTCGGCATCTGCAGTTCTGCCGGTGAAGCCGCCGTGCGAGACCAACAAGGAGTACCTGCTCTCCATTGGCCGCATCTTTCACAAGATCTCGTTGAGCGGCTCGGTGATCACGGTCACAGGTTACAGACCCAG ACACCCGTATCCGCCGATAAACGTGGACTACCGATACCGTTTCCATGCGCCACAGCACGAGACCTACGAGATCTCCGGCGTGAACTTCACCACCGAGAAGCTGGAGAACTTCAACTGGAACCACATGGACCTGTACATCTGCACGCGTGGTGATGTGGATTACCCACTCATGGAG AGCCTCAAGTACTGGCGCTATCGCATGTACCTGCTGCCCAGGGAGAACATTGTGAGCAAGATCGCCAGTTGTCAGCGATGCGACATATTCCCCGACGTGACTGCGGACAACACCCGGGAGCAGGTCGAGGACTTTGTCCGACTGATCGAGGCGGTCAGCAAGCTAAAGCGGCAGTATGCGCGCAAGGCGAGA GACAGCCCCATCGCCCACATAACCAAGCGGAGACACAGTACCAGCATTATATCCAGGCCTCAGCCTAACCAG GGACTCACGAACTCTCCGTTCCGGGAGCGAGTCGGCAGCAATCGACTGCCGGAGAAGCGACCCAG CATCAATGTGCGCCCCAAGCTGGAGAACGGTCGGATTCCACGGATCTTTCCCGCCACCGATGCAGCGGCAGCCCCAGGAATCGCCGCCAGAGATGATCAGGACGATGG TTTCCCGGTTGACATCAAGTTCAGCCCGAATGCCACGCTGCCGGAAATCTTTGAGGCCATGAAGCATCCAGTGAACGGAGTGGGCTTCTTCTCGCAGACGCAGTCGCTCCCCTCCTGCACCTTTGTGTCCTACGACGCACTTATGTGGCTGAAAACCCGCCTGAACAACGGACGACATCCTCTGGATCTGCTCGAGGCCATGCGCAA AGAGCGGATGATCTGCCATGCCTCGGGGGATTGGAAGAAGCCCGTGGTGCCTGGCTTTGTCTTCTACTATGTGGTGCAGCAGGATAAAAACGCCAAAG ATTACGCACCGCCTTTGGATGACTACAGTGCCTTTGTAAACGAGTGGCTGGAGATCGAGTTTCAGGGTTGTAGTTTTCTCTGGCACGATGAGCCTGTGACCACCCCAGTGCCCAATTTCCTGAGGGACTCGCCTGCTCCCCAATCCTGGACAgaaaccagcagcaaca AGCGGGTGTATCGACAGTCGCATTTGGAGATCGATGTGAACCAGAAGAGCGATCGAATGGAGTGGGGTCATGTGAAGCATCACACAGTGTTGCAGCCAAGATTCGCCTTTGAGATAGTGGTGGAGTGGGTCACCTCCTCGGGTCCTATTGTGGCTGACTTG ATTGGCGGTTGGATGCGCAAGGCGAATCAGTTCAATTTCCTGGTATCAGTGCCAGCTGATCCCATGGCAGAGCCTTTCACCAAGAAGTCAGATCCTCTAAGGGGGCCCATTTTCATTCCGCTTTGTACTACATTCCTGCCCAATGCCGCTGCTCTTTTCGATG AATTCCCCGAGGAAAGCAGAGCAGACAGAATGCTGTTCTTCCAGGAAGCCATTTTGGGCAAGTTTGGATTCCTGCCCTGCGTTTTGGAGAAGAAGTACAGCGTCGGCAAAGAT CTGCCCAAGGAGTACCAGTACGTGCACTGCACGGGCAACATGTTTGCCTTGATCCG CTGCGCTACAAACAATTACCAGGTGGAATCGCCCATCCTGAAGGAGGCAAATGTCACGCGCTGCGTCTATGGGCACACTAACAACACGAACGTGCCCAAGAAAGTGGGTTTCTTGTGGGCGTGGAACCACATGATTCCGAACAAAAAGTGGAAGGCCCAGACCATAAACAACTCCGCGGACGGGGAGCTCTTTCAGCTCAAGATGCTAAAGGACTTCCGTGAGTTCTGCTCGAACAGCGATCAGCGCCTGTCCACTTTCTGGACTCAGTCCCAGGAATTGAAGCGCAGGGCCCAGAAATTCgagaacaacaataataacaccGAGGAGATGAAGCTGAAGTAG
- the LOC122615645 gene encoding GATOR complex protein Iml1 isoform X7 translates to MKLYKLTTHTRGCNKSYDADLVMNLKDHPNANVGDVVEIYAPDEENGTHLLLQITEFNGSCGRDVISIESGIANAFKMRPYSNVVMRIVNPADVALDSIEITFKDQYMGRSEMWRLKTYLTDTCVYVNKKIDYNDMQIRCQVYEMWSQGERVASGVITEETNIVFRSSTSMVYLFLQMSSEMWDFDIHGDLYFEKAVNGFLTELFQKWRKLSCNHEVTIVLFSRTFYAAKSLDEFPEHMRDCLQQDYKGRFYEDFYRVAIQNERCDDWCTVLGQLRKLFTSYQATVLRYHERENMEIPPATNSSATQGNFLEVLNISLNTFEKHYLDRTFDRTGQLSVVITPGVGVFSVDRELTNITKQRIIDNGVGSDLVCVGEQPLHAVPLLKFHNKDTTLTSADDYSLPHWINLSFYSTNKKIAYSSFIPRIKLPLFGSQLTLHDGVGEGEGEENERHFLSCNQSEYKHNSLFDYDAYDEQIFQPLPAQSTCSLQRVVRAKKTSVPSLETYAYRNNDWENLTPTQIPAMRRKMSDPDIHHGTSAMLAALQPDTTNLSESLASEKNSRRAIVSIAPIVRPGRALINPFDPSQVTIKLTSNRRRWTHIFPKGPTGVLIQQHHYQAVPAKPTQAGQQRPLQQIQSICQSGSNNNNDQEDYGCENGEQYDRVSSHSLISKSASSQSFVMGDEKIDFFKRRQNSLMNPLPANVPNLTATQAKSYLWGATGEQEWTPAITTGVDWKSLTIPACLPITTDYFPDKRSLNNDYVISDYTLLPDDVNHDYAQSRAVYRKPLSTEEVCKEIVSQRLAQGFQLIVVDEKPPTAGGCSSASAVLPVKPPCETNKEYLLSIGRIFHKISLSGSVITVTGYRPRHPYPPINVDYRYRFHAPQHETYEISGVNFTTEKLENFNWNHMDLYICTRGDVDYPLMESLKYWRYRMYLLPRENIVSKIASCQRCDIFPDVTADNTREQVEDFVRLIEAVSKLKRQYARKARDSPIAHITKRRHSTSIISRPQPNQGLTNSPFRERVGSNRLPEKRPSINVRPKLENGRIPRIFPATDAAAAPGIAARDDQDDGFPVDIKFSPNATLPEIFEAMKHPVNGVGFFSQTQSLPSCTFVSYDALMWLKTRLNNGRHPLDLLEAMRKERMICHASGDWKKPVVPGFVFYYVVQQDKNAKGDYAPPLDDYSAFVNEWLEIEFQGCSFLWHDEPVTTPVPNFLRDSPAPQSWTETSSNKRVYRQSHLEIDVNQKSDRMEWGHVKHHTVLQPRFAFEIVVEWVTSSGPIVADLIGGWMRKANQFNFLVSVPADPMAEPFTKKSDPLRGPIFIPLCTTFLPNAAALFDEFPEESRADRMLFFQEAILGKFGFLPCVLEKKYSVGKDLPKEYQYVHCTGNMFALIRCATNNYQVESPILKEANVTRCVYGHTNNTNVPKKVGFLWAWNHMIPNKKWKAQTINNSADGELFQLKMLKDFREFCSNSDQRLSTFWTQSQELKRRAQKFENNNNNTEEMKLK, encoded by the exons ATGAAGCTGTACAAGCTGACCACGCATACGCGTGGCTGCAACAAATCCTACG ATGCGGACTTGGTGATGAATCTGAAGGATCATCCCAACGCCAATGTGGGTGATGTGGTCGAAATCTATGCCCCAGACGAGGAGAACGGCACTCACCTGCTGCTCCAAATCACCGAGTTCAATGGGAGCTGTGGCCGGGATGTGATCAGCATTGAATCGGGCATCGCCAATGCCTTCAAGATGCGTCCGTACTCCAATGTGGTGATGCGCATAGTAAACCCGGCGGATGTGGCCCTGGACTCGATAGAGATTACTTTCAAGGACCAGTACATGGGTCGCTCGGAAATGTGGCGCCTGAAAACCTACCTG ACGGACACCTGTGTGTATGTGAACAAGAAGATCGACTACAACGACATGCAGATTCGGTGCCAGGTGTACGAGATGTGGTCGCAGGGCGAGCGTGTGGCCAGCGGTGTCATCACAGAGGAAACCAACATTGTCTTCCGCAGCAGCACTTCGATGGTGTATCTCTTCCTGCAGATGTCCTCCGAGATGTGGGACTTCGACATCCACGGTGACCTGTACTTTGAAAAGGCAGTCAATGGATTCCTGACTGAACTGTTTCAAAAGTGGCGGAAATTGAGCTGTAACCACGAGGTGACCATTGTGCTTTTCTCCCGCACCTTCTACGCGGCCAAGAGCCTGGACGAGTTTCCCGAGCATATGCGCGACTGCCTGCAGCAGGACTACAAGGGTCGCTTCTACGAGGACTTCTACCGCGTGGCCATTCAGAACGAGCGATGTGATGATTGGTGTACTGTTCTCGGCCAGCTGCGAAAGCTATTCACCTCGTACCAG GCTACAGTACTGCGCTATCACGAACGGGAGAACATGGAGATTCCCCCCGCCACCAATTCTTCAGCCACTCAGGGTAACTTTTTGGAGGTGCTGAACATTTCGCTGAACACCTTCGAAAAGCATTATCTGGATAGAACGTTCGACCGCACCGGACAGCTTTCCGTGGTGATAACCCCTGGAGTGGGTGTCTTTTCCGTGGATCGAGAGCTAACCAATATCACCAAGCAACGCATCATCGACAATGGAGTGGGAAGTGATCTGGTCTGTGTGGGAGAGCAGCCACTGCACGCCGTTCCGCTACTTAAATTCCACAACAAAGACACCACGTTGACCTCAGCCGATGACTACTCGCTGCCCCACTGGATAAACTTGAGCTTCTACTCCACCAACAAGAAGATTGCGTACTCCAGCTTTATACCACGGATCAAGCTTCCTCTGTTTGGATCCCAGTTGACGCTCCACGATGGCGTAGGCGAAGGGGAAGGCGAGGAGAACGAGCGTCACTTTCTGAGCTGCAATCAGTCTGAGTATAAGCACAACTCGCTCTTCGATTACGATGCGTATGATGAACAGATCTTCCAGCCGCTTCCCGCTCAGAGTACTTG cTCACTGCAGCGTGTAGTGCGGGCTAAGAAAACATCGGTGCCCAGCTTGGAGACCTATGCTTATAGGAACAACGACTGGGAGAACCTCACGCCAACCCAAATCCCGGCTATGCGGCGCAAGATGTCCGATCCCGACATTCACCACGGCACCTCTGCCATGCTCGCTGCCTTG CAACCGGATACAACAAACCTCTCGGAGTCGCTGGCCTCAGAGAAGAACTCACGCAGGGCGATCGTGAGCATTGCCCCCATAGTGCGTCCGGGTCGCGCCCTGATCAACCCCTTTGATCCCTCGCAAGTGACCATAAAGCTGACCTCCAATCGGCGCCGCTGGACGCACATCTTCCCGAAAGGGCCAACCGGTGTACTCATACAGCAGCATCATTATCAAGCGGTTCCCGCAAAACCCACTCAGGCGGGTCAGCAGAGACCATTGCAGCAGATCCAGAGCATTTGCCAATCcggtagcaacaacaacaacgaccaGGAGGATTACGGGTGCGAAAATGGAGAGCAGTACGACCGAGTGTCCAGCCATTCGCTGATCAGCAAGTCCGCCTCCTCGCAGAGCTTTGTGATGGGTGATGAGAAGATTGACT TCTTTAAGCGGCGTCAAAACTCGCTGATGAACCCCCTGCCCGCCAATGTGCCCAACCTGACGGCCACCCAGGCGAAGTCCTACCTCTGGGGAGCCACCGGGGAGCAAGAATGGACACCAGCAATTACAACGG GCGTTGATTGGAAGTCGCTTACGATCCCCGCCTGTCTGCCCATCACCACGGACTACTTCCCGGACAAGCGTTCACTGAACAACGACTATGTGATATCGGATTACACTCTGCTGCCCGATGACGTGAATCACGATTATGCCCAGAGTAGAGCCGTTTACCGGAAACCCCTGTCCACGGAGGAGGTGTGCAAGGAGATCGTGTCGCAGCGCTTGGCTCAGGGCTTCCAGCTAATCGTGGTCGACGAGAAGCCTCCGACTGCGGGCGGTTGCTCCTCGGCATCTGCAGTTCTGCCGGTGAAGCCGCCGTGCGAGACCAACAAGGAGTACCTGCTCTCCATTGGCCGCATCTTTCACAAGATCTCGTTGAGCGGCTCGGTGATCACGGTCACAGGTTACAGACCCAG ACACCCGTATCCGCCGATAAACGTGGACTACCGATACCGTTTCCATGCGCCACAGCACGAGACCTACGAGATCTCCGGCGTGAACTTCACCACCGAGAAGCTGGAGAACTTCAACTGGAACCACATGGACCTGTACATCTGCACGCGTGGTGATGTGGATTACCCACTCATGGAG AGCCTCAAGTACTGGCGCTATCGCATGTACCTGCTGCCCAGGGAGAACATTGTGAGCAAGATCGCCAGTTGTCAGCGATGCGACATATTCCCCGACGTGACTGCGGACAACACCCGGGAGCAGGTCGAGGACTTTGTCCGACTGATCGAGGCGGTCAGCAAGCTAAAGCGGCAGTATGCGCGCAAGGCGAGA GACAGCCCCATCGCCCACATAACCAAGCGGAGACACAGTACCAGCATTATATCCAGGCCTCAGCCTAACCAG GGACTCACGAACTCTCCGTTCCGGGAGCGAGTCGGCAGCAATCGACTGCCGGAGAAGCGACCCAG CATCAATGTGCGCCCCAAGCTGGAGAACGGTCGGATTCCACGGATCTTTCCCGCCACCGATGCAGCGGCAGCCCCAGGAATCGCCGCCAGAGATGATCAGGACGATGG TTTCCCGGTTGACATCAAGTTCAGCCCGAATGCCACGCTGCCGGAAATCTTTGAGGCCATGAAGCATCCAGTGAACGGAGTGGGCTTCTTCTCGCAGACGCAGTCGCTCCCCTCCTGCACCTTTGTGTCCTACGACGCACTTATGTGGCTGAAAACCCGCCTGAACAACGGACGACATCCTCTGGATCTGCTCGAGGCCATGCGCAA AGAGCGGATGATCTGCCATGCCTCGGGGGATTGGAAGAAGCCCGTGGTGCCTGGCTTTGTCTTCTACTATGTGGTGCAGCAGGATAAAAACGCCAAAGGTG ATTACGCACCGCCTTTGGATGACTACAGTGCCTTTGTAAACGAGTGGCTGGAGATCGAGTTTCAGGGTTGTAGTTTTCTCTGGCACGATGAGCCTGTGACCACCCCAGTGCCCAATTTCCTGAGGGACTCGCCTGCTCCCCAATCCTGGACAgaaaccagcagcaaca AGCGGGTGTATCGACAGTCGCATTTGGAGATCGATGTGAACCAGAAGAGCGATCGAATGGAGTGGGGTCATGTGAAGCATCACACAGTGTTGCAGCCAAGATTCGCCTTTGAGATAGTGGTGGAGTGGGTCACCTCCTCGGGTCCTATTGTGGCTGACTTG ATTGGCGGTTGGATGCGCAAGGCGAATCAGTTCAATTTCCTGGTATCAGTGCCAGCTGATCCCATGGCAGAGCCTTTCACCAAGAAGTCAGATCCTCTAAGGGGGCCCATTTTCATTCCGCTTTGTACTACATTCCTGCCCAATGCCGCTGCTCTTTTCGATG AATTCCCCGAGGAAAGCAGAGCAGACAGAATGCTGTTCTTCCAGGAAGCCATTTTGGGCAAGTTTGGATTCCTGCCCTGCGTTTTGGAGAAGAAGTACAGCGTCGGCAAAGAT CTGCCCAAGGAGTACCAGTACGTGCACTGCACGGGCAACATGTTTGCCTTGATCCG CTGCGCTACAAACAATTACCAGGTGGAATCGCCCATCCTGAAGGAGGCAAATGTCACGCGCTGCGTCTATGGGCACACTAACAACACGAACGTGCCCAAGAAAGTGGGTTTCTTGTGGGCGTGGAACCACATGATTCCGAACAAAAAGTGGAAGGCCCAGACCATAAACAACTCCGCGGACGGGGAGCTCTTTCAGCTCAAGATGCTAAAGGACTTCCGTGAGTTCTGCTCGAACAGCGATCAGCGCCTGTCCACTTTCTGGACTCAGTCCCAGGAATTGAAGCGCAGGGCCCAGAAATTCgagaacaacaataataacaccGAGGAGATGAAGCTGAAGTAG